One stretch of Clupea harengus chromosome 2, Ch_v2.0.2, whole genome shotgun sequence DNA includes these proteins:
- the LOC105888513 gene encoding uncharacterized protein C21orf62, with product MALPWLWPWLLWAVTTSLPLVRHVWAEPGVNSTLLFRSVSHGNSLRSCSCDQVVADCDEALANLLCSCQTLTPAGRHQNYTSQGTLSVWVRDPRQLWDWLSGAEVSDLCVCVCAPLPPLPPLPLSTPPLALLGLRRLQLRSFLHHQGATSSRHRSLLLQQPTPSPDHQGAPSSSPAHHTHLVLLDAAALSGESALRAYSVVAPLDTHTHAHAHTHSLAQHFLQLTLPHTLTHPADKQQPCLLTFVY from the exons ATGGCGTTGCCATGGTTGTGGCCGTGGTTGCTATGGGCCGTCACCACATCGCTCCCTCTCGTGAGGCATGTGTGGGCGGAGCCAGGTGTCAACAGCACGCTCCTTTTCCGCAGCGTCTCCCACGGCAACAGCCTGCGCAGCTGCAGCTGCGATCAGGTAGTGGCCGACTGCGACGAGGCGCTCGCCAACCTGCTGTGTAGCTGCCAAACACTGACCCCTGCTGGACGGCACCAGAATTACACCTCACAAGGaacactgagtgtgtgg gtgcgTGACCCCCGGCAGCTGTGGGACTGGCTGAGTGGCGCCGAGGTGtcggacctgtgtgtgtgtgtgtgtgctcctcttcctcctcttcctcctcttcctctctccacgcCACCCCTGGCCCTGCTGGGGCTGCGGCGGCTGCAGCTGCGCTCCTTTCtccaccaccagggggcgacGTCCTCACGGCACCGGAgcctcctgctgcagcagccCACTCCCAGCCCCGACCACCAGGgggccccctcctcctccccggcACACCACACTCACCTGGTGCTGCTGGACGCCGCCGCGCTCAGCGGAGAGAGCGCCCTCCGAGCGTACAGCGTCGTCGCTcccctcgacacacacacacacgcacacgcgcacacacactccctcgctCAGCACTTTCTGCAGCTCacattgccacacacactcacacaccctgccGACAAACAGCAGCCCTGTCTCCTCACGTTTGTATACTAg